CTTTAGCAAATCGTCAAGAAAACGCTTTCGTCAAAGCAAATCTTCCCAAATAGGAAAACGACAATTTAAAATTTGTATAAACGCCAGGAACATATCCCGACGATCATGAACATAATCTCAAAGACTATACAGAATTTCTTGTCTCAATCATGTGCATAGAAAACCTGTACCAATATCAAACTGAAGCTCGACGAATAGCCAAAGTCTTGAAACCCTTACCGGCTTTGTTAAGCCAGTCTCGTATAAAAATCTAAAATTATACAAGAAATCTTCACACATCAAAACATTTCATTTAGTTTCCGTTCAACCAAGTGAGTCACGGAAAAGCATCAAAAACATTTGCGACAAAGAAAAATCGGAATAAAAGTACCAGATAGCACAACAAAGGTAATGCTTTCTTCCCGATCGTTGGCTAGATCTACTGCTGGTTGACCAATTCGTTCCAGAAATGAATATGTCATGAGAATCCTCTCAAAAGCCTATGAAAAACATTCTTTGACTAGATCGTAATTAAATAAACTTCGGTAACACTCCCTAAGTAACTCCAAGCGAATTTCACCAAAGATCGAAATCAAAGCAAAAACGTTTTTCGTAAAATCTGTGGAAACATCGCTACTTTGACAGGTCCATACATCGCACCGATTAACTACCTTCATGAAATCGGTCGCCCGTTACTTACACGAAAAAATCCTTCGTACAATCAGATCAACTCATAAGAAGCAACTTTCGAAAGTAAATGTAACAAGTCTCATTCTTTAGCCATGTGACTTGCTGGCTTCTTCCTTTCATTCCACTCGGTCACTTCCGAGTAGGCAATCATCCCGCAACTGACTCCGCACGGGTTATGTATCAAACCTCTTAGGCTTCGTCTTCCTCAAACAAAAAACTAATCAATTTACATAAAACTATAGGTAACATTATACGAAAGATTCATCGTATAACTGAAACCTAAAGCGGAGAATCGTTTTCTACGACTATCGGCCATCTTAACACGGATAGCCCCAGAAAACTTGGCCAATCAATCTAGACAAGCGCTTTTTTGCCCTTGGTCAATTACGCCTTCCAGTAAAAGTCTGAACCATAATTCGGCATCCCCTTTAAGGACAATCGTAAACTAACATGACCTTAATGTTAACACGAAAGTACCATGGTCTAATCCATGACCTACAACGTCCTTGGCTATCTGAGCAACCAATACTCCATCACATAACGGCTAAACGACAATCTGCGATTTGTCTAGAAAAGTCATGTGACTATTAAGAGAACAAATATCGTATAACCCATAGTCGGAAATCATATGATAAATTCTTCGTAACAAAACTCAGTCCTAACGACCAAACGGTTAAACAGAAAAATGTAAACTCGTCGACAATCGACCAAGTTCAATACGTTCCACAAATCACATTAAGCCCGCTACGTTTTATCCATAACATGCGGCTTGTAAGGAAATATTCCTAACAAAGCTCCCAGAGCAATACGAAACATCCTCAAAAATGCACGAAATTGATCTGGGAAATCCAACACTTCACAAAGCACTATGAAGGAAAGCGCTTCTTCCCAGGGACAAATTTACGCGACCACTCGGTCCTAATTCCTCAATCGCAAATCAAATTATTAACATCCAAACAAGGAACAAAAATTTTGGCTGCGAATATCCATAAACAAACCAAAATATTTCTCAAACGCAGTGTTCAGACTAAACCCTTGTAATATCGGGAAACATATTCAAGCCCGCGAACATTTCAAGCATGAAATGCGGCCTACCAAAGAAAAATTAATCTTCAGCATTGCGAGACGTCGCAGACCACTGAAGAACCAATTATCGACAAAATTACCTTCCTCCATAAAGGCACCTTCTTGGAAGACCAAACAGTCATACGCACTAACATCTTGTCAAACATGTATTCTTCGCGACGACTCAAAAATGGTAATATCTACTGATAGGTTTGTTGCTGATCACAACAGCTTCTGGACTTCATAAACAGACTAAGCCATCTCATAGAGATAACTCTCGTACACCCGACACAAGGGCAATAGCGCTATATAAAAAATCCAAAATTTTGGTCAGCATTTTCGGGAGACTTAAAGATTGTCCTCGAAGAGATGTTTGATTCCTACCATACAAGTCACGTAAGCCGAGATCATATCGCGGACTTTAAAGCGGGACCGAATCAGGTCGAAAACGATACGGGAACCATAAGTCGAAGTAGTCATCACACCCCCTAAAGCCGTGATTAGACCTAGGTCTTGCCCTAAAGCCAGCACGCTGGTCTCTAACATCTCTAGGCATGATATCAAAGATACGAGATCCTAAAACATGTCTCTTCGTTAACATTTGCGCGTTTATGAGACTTCTCGAACACAAGTCTTTGGACATTCTCATTTTATGCAACGTCAAGTATCACGATCCGAAGAGTCAGAAATGAGAAGACAACTCACACTCTTTCTCTCATCTCCGCGTATGGCCTCTCTATACGCTTTTAAAAGGATATAACCCAGAAAAAAAACAGCCAACAAGGCTACTCTCGAGTCCGACAAAGGTCCGATATAGAATGCCATCGGCAGCAACATGCCCGATAACCTCTACATAATACACAACTAGACCGTAAAGGTCTCACTGGAAAACAGGTCGTAAGAACCTTAACTCCAAGACGAACTACGAAAAACTTGGTCCCTTCAACAAGGGTACGTAGGCAGCCTTTACAAGGCGCAGCCCTAATCCTATCGCACTCCACTTTTAGTAGAGTGAACACACCATTCCAACTATTAATTCCGCCTAACTAACCTGACCTGCCTAACCACTCGCAAGAACATCGCAAAAATTCTAGCGAGCTGGGGGGCTAACTGTTGGGGTCAAAATCGGTCACTGCGGAATCAATATCGGAAATCTCCAGGGAAATGTCCACTTTGAAAAAGAAGGATAAAATTCAAAGAAGAAGAGAACCGAGAAAAACCTAAATCGAGTTTCGTAACAACTCCGAAAAGGATTCACGCAATAAGTCTTCGAGAAAGGTTACTCCATGTTGGGGTCAAAAACGGTTATCTCGAAATCAGCGTCTAAAATCACCTTTCCTCTCGGAAGCTCACGACACACTCTCGACAAAAGTTCCCGAGCATAAGTTTCAAAGAAAGATGAACCCTGGAACTAAAAATAAACAGTCCAGCTCATCCGTTCGACGAACTGATTCAATCCGGCTCGGCAGATGGCCGAGCTGGATCGACCACGCGACCAGCTCGGCCATGCGGATGGCCGAGCTGGATCGATAATGCGACCAGCTCGGCCATCCTTCGAGCTGGACTAGTCTAGTTCGGCGGATGGCCGAGCTGGAACGATCGTGTTGTCCTCGTCCCGTCCGCAAAGCTTCTTCCCCGAAATTTGATCAACCTTGCTCTTGTCTCACTTCGATCGGAGGCGCCGTTGGAACTTTACGACTTTAAAACGACAAGAACTTGTTTTCTCGTATGAAGTTTGGATTTATCGCATGAAAAGGCGACGGTTAACTAAACACCTTGAACTGCCTAAATCGTATAAGGAATCCATGCTTTCTTCGAAATCGACGTCGTTTCGAGAGTGCTCTTTCGAAAAATTGTAAAAACGATTAATTCCGGAAATGGCCAGAAAGGGTCATTAACGCGGCTAAAAGCCGACTCACGATTTTATACGAAATTAAGCTCAATCGTTATGACGGTTTATCTTTTATTCTGCAGGAGGAGATAAATGTCAAGTTCGGAGGATAAATGTGAAGTTTCCAAAGATAAACACGAAGATCGAAGGAAAATAGAATATTCCGGCGAAGCGATAAACTCGACCAAGGGCAGAAAGGGAAAGAGCCGATTATTAGACGAACTCGCCTAGGCTGTTCGATCTCTTGTTCTACTCTTTCAATCGAACTATGTTCGGCTTGATCTTCGAAAGGGGTACGTAGGGAGCCTTTCATAATGTTCAGTCTGAAATCAAATCAAAACCTTTTTCATGTCTTTTCGCCTTTTGTTATCGAGATGCGACTCAACTAGGTTTGAAATTTTTAGGTTGCTAGAACTATTTAACTCAGTAACAGCTCTTGCGGGCAAAGCTTTTATCATCTTTTGTAATGATCGCAACGCTCTTACACAAACGGATTCGAAATAAGATCAGCTTTTTCTAAACTTGTTTATTGTCTTTTCATTTTTTCGCATTTATTTGGTCACTTACCGTTGGCTCTCGCAGATAATCCGGGACCTCTGAGAAAGTTATGGTTTCTTGAATTTTCTAATTTAAACGGAAATCGACAGTGCGAATTTTGGTTCCCACACTATTAGGAAATTTTTGTGTAGGACCTTTCATTTATGATTTTCAACGAGACAGCCGCAATCGTTATTCCATCTAGATGTTTGAAGAGAACCAAGTAAAGGTTCTAAACGGGCTAACCCGCTCGTTATTCAACAGCATTGCTCTCTGTTCCAAAACCAGGAGTTATTACCGATTCACCTGAAAAGCTTTATTTGATGAACATCCGCGTATGATCAAAACCTTTGACTATAATGTCTCCTTAACTTCTTTCACACGGAACCTGGTCGTTGGGTTGAATCTACTCTCCATGCTTTATGTGCTCTCTGAAAACAATTAAGTTAATTCACAATAGTGAATGTAATGAATGACTTACTGATTGCTTTAATCAGCCCAAAAGTACTTTTTATGTTCTAGGTTTGCCATTTACTATGATTTCATAGGCATATGCATAAACATAATACACCATATAGACTCACGGGGAAGAAACATATCTGAAAGTTTTCTTTAGTAGAAAGAGGGAAGAAACAAAGAAGTACCATACCATTCTCATTCTCTGGTACAGTAAGTAGGTTATTGTGAACACTGCAAATGTTGAACCATTAACATCTTTTACTATACTTGTATAGAGTTGTACCAAATTCTCAATTGCTTCTACCTTGATGACTTCCAGTGAATTGTGAAAAAAAAAAACGCGAATGCAATTTAGTTTTAGATGTATGCAAGCGAGCTTCTGTCAAAGTCCGGTTGTGGCCTCCCTCGTGTTGGAGTAGGCGGTCTCTGGATATTTAGCTCCTGCACACAGATACTTTAGTTCCAGTGTCTGATTCTTTTTTAGCTACAACAAAACATATGTACAGCCTACATAAACTACTATCTCGTTCCTGGAGTAATCAATTTCTCTAATAAGCTTGTTATAGGACCATTCAATTTATCTAAGCAAGTGACGATGCTGTGGATGCACACAGATGACTAGTAACTAAGGTCGACTTGTTCCCGTTCACAAGCTAAAATAAAGACAGTGCTAGTGTACATGGTAGGAATAATGTCATGTTCCAGAACTAAATGTGTTTCAGATTTAGATACAAAGACAGAGACCTGTGTTGTTACCTGCATCCAAGCGTCGTCTCCAGAATGTTCAGGAGAATTCTCTGGAGATAGGATGGGAGGTGGAAGAGGATGAATCAGCTTGGGAACAATCACCAGTCCTCTGCCAACCACCAATATAGCTCCCGCATTGTTCGCGGTTCCTGTTAGAAAAGAGTATCACCAAAATGGTTTTATTGGTTACCTCAAGCCCATCCAAGAATACAAACATAGATAATTTTTGTTTTGTCCCCACCGCAGTAATTTGTGGCCGAGAAAAGCGTAATCAACTGCCCCTGTGCAAATCTTTCGAATCCATCCATTACACATTCATGGGCTCTGATAATTAGCTGTAGTTTATTCTTCTTACAGAACTCTGTAACTCGATCAGGCTGCAATTATCAAGACTTATAACAACCTCAGTGGTTGGTCCCAAAAGGATTATATTAATGAATAACAGACGATAAGGGAATGTGTTTTTACCCCAAACGTGACAAGTCCGGGTCCTCTGGCGTTTGGTCTCAAACCCTCTATACTATCATTCTCTGTAGGATCAGACCTATACTTCAAAAATATTACATTATAACATGGTAATGTAAGATAAAGAGATCAATATTTAAAGCAGGAGCATAAAGGACGTGTTACCATAATAAATCCATAAGAATAAGGGATCCAGCATCCATTGTTATTGGCCTTTCGATTTTTTCGATCTGCTCCACTGAACTGATTGACCTCCCAATCCCACCATGCATACATATAATTTTGTTCTCGATGAGAGCAGCCAGGGGAAGATAATTGAAAAGTTGATTGAATCTTGTCCACGCCCAGATCCCATCATTCTCTCCCTGATAAAAAAAAATGTAAAAAGCAGGCTTAGTCCACCCAAGCAGAAAATCTAGAGAGAAATGACAATATACCATTCTTTCTATGCACTCAAGACGGAAACCAAATAGGGCATTGATATCAGCAGCCTCGTGATTTCCACGAATCAAGTGAACATTCTCCGGATATTCAATCTGCAAAGGACCGTAAACACAACTTATAATGAAACTAGTATAATGGATGATATGATATTAGGCACCGTCTTGCCTTCAATGCAAGCAGCAAAGTTATAGTCTCCAGGCTGTGTTGCCCCCGGTCGACATAATCTCCCAAAAATAAATAATCAATATACCTGAGGTTAATACGTTCAATGGATTAATAAGTACCAAAAACTCACATTATTCAATTGTTTGCTTAATTTAAACTTACGTGACATCTCCAGCTGTTGAAGGGAATCCATACTCATCAAACAACCGCATCAAATCGCCGAATTGCCCATGGAGATCACCAAAGACTTTAATAGGAGCTTTTAGCTGAAGAACCGTTTGCTCATGCATAAATATTTGTTCAGCAGCGTAACAGAGTTCCCCAACTTCGTAAGAATCCAAGAAAAACTTCCTATTTCCAGGAGGTTTCCAGTTTCGTGGTCTCAACAAAGCAGAAATGACCTGCAAGCAACAAGATCTGATAATTAGTAGATGCTAACTGGCCATTCAGGAATGAGATGAAACTAATATTACATGTTGTGGTTTCGGGCAGCCCCAAAGCCCCTGGTATTCAAAGAAAAAAGAAAAAAAGAAATCATACCTTTTTATGCAGGCCTTGAGGAGACCTCTGTCGCGTGAACTTCTTGGTGGGTTGTGGCACATCGCTATTATTCATGGGAACCATCCGCCGGCTCTCGTTCTGAAACTGATCCAAGCTTAGCTGTCTCACCATGCCGCCTAGACTGCCTACCGTCTCCTTTGCTACCACAACCTATAAAATGAGGAAGTAAGGCCATTTTTTTGGTAATCAAATGGATATAAAAGAAACCAAAGATAACATTAATAATTGGGGATTAAGTAACATACAGCTCTTGGATGAAGCCGGACATCTCCTTCAGTTTCAGGATAATCAGTAATGGTTTCTACTGTTGGAGAGCTGCCATCAGATGCAGAGGGTTCTTCATCTAGAGAAGCAGAATTTAATTGTGCAGCTCGCCAAACAGAACTAGCTACTTCGGCTTCGGCCGCAGAAGCCTCCGTCAATTTCTCCAAGGAATTTTCATCCAAGCTGATAGATAGATATGTAACGATCGAACAACTTAGATAAAGTTAAAGCACTAAGGCCGAAGAGAGTAAGAAACGAGTTAAAACCTCATTCCTTCGGATAGTGAGGGTGCTGGTTCAGAGCCTGAAGGAGGTCGTGCGGCATAAGAAAACCTGGGAGTAGAGCTTTGTTGGGTTCTATCTGATGATGCTGACAGAGGAGAACTGATGTCTGACTGGAATGTTGAATTTTCAGCGACTAGAAAATCGTCAAGCAACACATCTGCGAGGTGAATAAAAGTAGGGCAACTTAGAAAGGCATTCACTAAACTCAGAGAAATGCAAGTGCCCAAGAATCAATTTAACCTCCTCTAAGACCACCATGTACATAGATCCGGATACCAACTGATGCAGCACCATGGCGACAGCGTCTCATAAGTTCAAAAGACGGGTCTTGATCCATTTGTACTTTACTGCCACGCGCAGAGGTCACTTGCCCATTTTTGTCCAACCATACACCGGCAGCAGTATCAAGCACTGCGAGAATAAAGATTTCATCATAACTACCAATACTGAAAAATGGCTACGAGTGAGTAACTCCAGGGGAGGCTTGTGAAACACAAAATTACTTGGTAGGAAAACAGTCATTGAATACCTGCAACACATGCTTCAGCATCTATCACGCGGCCTCCTCTCAGAACGCCACCGCTGACATGCAATCTTGCACCTACAAATACCTGATGAGAAAAACAATCAAACGGATAGGATTAGAGCACTGTATTGTCATTGGAATTTAACTCCTCACCAATCCTTTTTATCTTTCTAAGGCTATATACAATGTGCAGTCAGTCAGTCTACACTTGAGAACTTATTTTCCATGGGTTTTGAGACTAGAGTAAGATTTCGGTTACCGCTGCATGCTGGTATCTTGGAGAAGGGGCCACACCTGGAGCCAGAGTCCATTCCCACTGACCATTTCTATGCATGAGTAAACCGTAAGCATCTCCCTGTGGCTGCAGATAGTTGCACGGACCATGTTAAAGGGATACGCATGGAGGAGATAAACGTCTTAAAATTGAGACCATACCGCACAATAACCTAAGTTCGTAATTTATATATATATATATATATCCCTATCCTCGAAAGAGAAGTCTAATACTTCCAATACAGAAGAAAAGTAGCGGAGAAGATAATTATACCACCCCCAAGGTGTCTCTTCCCCCGCAGAGTAAAAACATGCCATCAGAACGAGCACTGCCAGAAGCATACCTGTGCACAGGAATATCGAAGTATGAAAGTTTAGGATGTTCTTACATTAGCAATTCAAATGAAGTAGATTTACTAACATCCTAGCACTTGGTCGGTCACCATCAGGGTTCAATCTCTGCCATGCATATGGTTTCTGAGCTGTATCCAATGCCCAAGCGTCAGAGAGAGCTCGTTTCCCTGTTCCATACATAGATGAACAAAAATGTTTCAACAGAATCTACGAACTTAAAGTAATTTAGTAGGGGTTATTGTTTGTTGTATTTTAATGAATTTGAAAATCCAAACTAAATCTAGTGTTATTGGTTTTATGATTTTCAAATCTGTATTAAAATCATGTGTTATTGGTTTAATGATTTATAAATTCTGTATCAAATCAAGTGTTATTCAATCGCACGGATTTACTAATTTATTTGATTTTATAATGGATTTGAATGGATTTGTTTGGATTTTTTAGTTAAAAATACAAAGATTCGAATCCGAGGGAAAACCTCCGGATTTGCATATTTTACTTAGATTTATAAATACTATATGAATTTCTAAATCAATCAAAATATATAAACCAATAACACCTCCTTAGGGACACAGAAAGTTGTCATAACCATGTAAGATATAAAGTCGAAAGCAAAAAAATGCATATACATATCTAAGTAGCATTCTCTGATGGTCCACCCCTTGGGATTTTGACTAAGACAGTTATTTTGACAGAGGAGAGACATGGTTTAACTTTTATCTAGGGAAAACAGAAATTATGAAGCAAAGCTCATGAAATGTCGGATAATAAATCCTTACCATCATTTCCGGTGACGGTGACAAGATACCTCTGAGAAACTAAATCCATAACATGACCATAGCGAGGGCCTGGACCCTCCCCTTGAACTACCACCCTGGACACAAATTAAAATGAGGCAAGAATACTGTCTGTCATCATCAATACAATAAATAGCAAAGCTGAGAAAGAATCTCTCACCTATGCCACTTGTACTTATCATTAGTCATGTCAAGAACGTAAAGATCATCCGTAGAATGCCCGGCTGGGCCAATGCCACCCTGTTAATCGACCAAACATAAACTATGTATGTGTCGACAGTGCTAACTGACAATTAAATGGTCTGATCATATAAAAAACCTGAAAAACGACCATGGTGCCAACAGCAGCTGCGGCGTGAGCAGCCCTAGGGGAAGGAGGCTCACCAGCCGGTTTAAGCCTACACAAATCCGGTTTCAAGAAAACAGTAAACCAAAAAACAAACACATGAGAATGAATGTGTGTGTGTGTGTCTCTATTTACCTTGTCCACTTCCTAGTGAGAACATCATA
This genomic interval from Brassica oleracea var. oleracea cultivar TO1000 chromosome C2, BOL, whole genome shotgun sequence contains the following:
- the LOC106327684 gene encoding serine/threonine-protein phosphatase BSL1-like isoform X2 — protein: MGTKPFVHPAPQYKTIETFWDEEEDAPGPRCAHTLTAVAATKTHGPRLILFGGATAIEGGNSSSVPGIRLAGVTNSVHSYDVLTRKWTRLKPAGEPPSPRAAHAAAAVGTMVVFQGGIGPAGHSTDDLYVLDMTNDKYKWHRVVVQGEGPGPRYGHVMDLVSQRYLVTVTGNDGKRALSDAWALDTAQKPYAWQRLNPDGDRPSARMYASGSARSDGMFLLCGGRDTLGVPQGDAYGLLMHRNGQWEWTLAPGVAPSPRYQHAAVFVGARLHVSGGVLRGGRVIDAEACVAVLDTAAGVWLDKNGQVTSARGSKVQMDQDPSFELMRRCRHGAASVGIRIYVHGGLRGDVLLDDFLVAENSTFQSDISSPLSASSDRTQQSSTPRFSYAARPPSGSEPAPSLSEGMSLDENSLEKLTEASAAEAEVASSVWRAAQLNSASLDEEPSASDGSSPTVETITDYPETEGDVRLHPRAVVVAKETVGSLGGMVRQLSLDQFQNESRRMVPMNNSDVPQPTKKFTRQRSPQGLHKKVISALLRPRNWKPPGNRKFFLDSYEVGELCYAAEQIFMHEQTVLQLKAPIKVFGDLHGQFGDLMRLFDEYGFPSTAGDVTYIDYLFLGDYVDRGQHSLETITLLLALKIEYPENVHLIRGNHEAADINALFGFRLECIERMGENDGIWAWTRFNQLFNYLPLAALIENKIICMHGGIGRSISSVEQIEKIERPITMDAGSLILMDLLWSDPTENDSIEGLRPNARGPGLVTFGPDRVTEFCKKNKLQLIIRAHECVMDGFERFAQGQLITLFSATNYCGTANNAGAILVVGRGLVIVPKLIHPLPPPILSPENSPEHSGDDAWMQELNIQRPPTPTRGRPQPDFDRSSLAYI
- the LOC106327684 gene encoding serine/threonine-protein phosphatase BSL1-like isoform X1; translation: MGTKPFVHPAPQYKTIETFWDEEEDAPGPRCAHTLTAVAATKTHGPRLILFGGATAIEGGNSSSVPGIRLAGVTNSVHSYDVLTRKWTRLKPAGEPPSPRAAHAAAAVGTMVVFQGGIGPAGHSTDDLYVLDMTNDKYKWHRVVVQGEGPGPRYGHVMDLVSQRYLVTVTGNDGKRALSDAWALDTAQKPYAWQRLNPDGDRPSARMYASGSARSDGMFLLCGGRDTLGVPQGDAYGLLMHRNGQWEWTLAPGVAPSPRYQHAAVFVGARLHVSGGVLRGGRVIDAEACVAVLDTAAGVWLDKNGQVTSARGSKVQMDQDPSFELMRRCRHGAASVGIRIYVHGGLRGDVLLDDFLVAENSTFQSDISSPLSASSDRTQQSSTPRFSYAARPPSGSEPAPSLSEGMSLDENSLEKLTEASAAEAEVASSVWRAAQLNSASLDEEPSASDGSSPTVETITDYPETEGDVRLHPRAVVVAKETVGSLGGMVRQLSLDQFQNESRRMVPMNNSDVPQPTKKFTRQRSPQGLHKKVISALLRPRNWKPPGNRKFFLDSYEVGELCYAAEQIFMHEQTVLQLKAPIKVFGDLHGQFGDLMRLFDEYGFPSTAGDVTYIDYLFLGDYVDRGQHSLETITLLLALKIEYPENVHLIRGNHEAADINALFGFRLECIERMVYCHFSLDFLLGWTKPAFYIFFYQGENDGIWAWTRFNQLFNYLPLAALIENKIICMHGGIGRSISSVEQIEKIERPITMDAGSLILMDLLWSDPTENDSIEGLRPNARGPGLVTFGPDRVTEFCKKNKLQLIIRAHECVMDGFERFAQGQLITLFSATNYCGTANNAGAILVVGRGLVIVPKLIHPLPPPILSPENSPEHSGDDAWMQELNIQRPPTPTRGRPQPDFDRSSLAYI